The following are encoded together in the Clostridia bacterium genome:
- the rplA gene encoding 50S ribosomal protein L1, translating to MPKRGKKYQEALKLFDRYELYDPDKALELAKATAKANFDETIEVSVKLGVDPRHADQQVRGTVVLPHGTGKTRTVLVFAKGEKAKEAEAAGADFVGAEELVEKIQGGWLAFDVAIATPDMMGVVGKLGRILGPRGLMPNPKTGTVTFEVAKAVQEVKAGKIEFRVDKTSIVHAPIGKASFDLDKLVENFNTLIEALVKAKPAAAKGQYLRSIAVSATMGPGIKVNPNKVGK from the coding sequence ATGCCAAAACGCGGGAAAAAGTACCAAGAAGCATTAAAGCTGTTTGATCGTTATGAGCTCTATGACCCTGACAAAGCATTGGAGCTGGCTAAAGCCACAGCTAAGGCTAATTTTGATGAGACCATTGAAGTATCCGTCAAATTAGGCGTGGATCCCCGTCATGCAGATCAGCAGGTACGGGGCACCGTGGTTCTGCCCCATGGAACGGGTAAAACCAGAACTGTGTTGGTTTTTGCCAAGGGAGAAAAAGCCAAGGAAGCTGAAGCAGCAGGTGCCGACTTTGTAGGAGCGGAAGAACTGGTTGAAAAAATTCAAGGCGGCTGGCTGGCTTTTGATGTGGCCATCGCGACGCCTGATATGATGGGTGTTGTGGGTAAACTGGGACGTATCCTCGGACCCAGGGGGCTTATGCCCAACCCGAAAACCGGTACCGTTACCTTTGAGGTAGCCAAAGCGGTACAGGAAGTGAAAGCCGGTAAGATTGAGTTCCGGGTGGATAAAACATCCATTGTGCACGCGCCTATTGGCAAAGCTTCTTTTGATTTAGATAAATTGGTGGAGAACTTTAATACGCTGATTGAAGCCCTGGTCAAGGCCAAACCGGCGGCAGCCAAGGGCCAATATCTGAGAAGTATTGCCGTCTCCGCCACTATGGGTCCCGGTATTAAGGTGAACCCCAATAAAGTGGGCAAGTAA
- the rplL gene encoding 50S ribosomal protein L7/L12, which yields MSKVAEVLEIVKGMTVLELAELVKAFEEEFGVSAAAPVAVAAVPAAGAAAAPEAQEEKTEFDVILTAAGDKKINVIKVVREITGLGLKEAKDLVDNAPKPVKEKVSKEEAESIKAKLTEAGASVEVK from the coding sequence ATGTCCAAAGTTGCTGAGGTTCTGGAAATTGTAAAAGGCATGACCGTATTGGAACTGGCTGAATTAGTGAAGGCTTTTGAAGAAGAATTTGGCGTTTCCGCAGCTGCTCCGGTAGCCGTCGCAGCCGTACCTGCCGCAGGCGCAGCAGCCGCTCCTGAAGCTCAAGAGGAGAAAACTGAATTCGATGTCATCCTGACTGCTGCCGGTGACAAGAAGATCAACGTGATCAAAGTTGTCCGTGAAATCACCGGGTTAGGCCTGAAAGAAGCTAAAGACCTGGTTGACAACGCACCCAAGCCGGTGAAAGAAAAGGTCAGCAAGGAAGAAGCTGAATCCATTAAGGCTAAGCTCACCGAAGCCGGCGCTTCCGTAGAAGTGAAGTAA
- the nusG gene encoding transcription termination/antitermination protein NusG, with translation MDKQWYVIHTYSGYENKVKTNLEKRVASMNMEDKIFRILVPVVDEIQVKDGKKKVTKRKVYPGYVLVEMKLTDESWYVVRNTPGVTGFVGAGAKPIPLHNSEVAQILRQMGMEEPKARIDVEIGQNVRVTSGPFENFIGTVDEINPEKGKIKVLVSMFGRETPVELEFHQVEKL, from the coding sequence ATGGATAAACAATGGTACGTGATTCATACTTATTCGGGCTATGAAAACAAAGTAAAAACCAATCTGGAAAAGCGCGTCGCCTCCATGAACATGGAGGATAAGATTTTCCGGATTTTAGTACCTGTCGTGGACGAAATCCAGGTCAAGGACGGCAAAAAAAAGGTCACGAAGCGCAAAGTCTACCCGGGCTATGTGCTGGTGGAGATGAAACTGACCGATGAATCCTGGTATGTGGTGCGCAATACGCCGGGAGTAACGGGTTTCGTGGGGGCGGGTGCTAAACCGATTCCCTTGCATAATTCCGAAGTCGCCCAGATCTTGCGGCAGATGGGTATGGAAGAACCGAAGGCGCGCATTGATGTGGAAATTGGACAAAATGTGCGGGTCACCAGCGGTCCTTTTGAGAATTTTATCGGCACCGTGGATGAGATCAACCCCGAGAAAGGCAAAATTAAGGTTTTAGTTTCCATGTTCGGCCGGGAGACCCCGGTGGAGCTGGAATTTCATCAGGTAGAAAAGCTCTAG
- the rplK gene encoding 50S ribosomal protein L11: MAKKVIAMVKLQCPAGKANPAPPVGPALGQHGVNIMAFCKEFNERTASQAGMIIPVEITIYEDRSFTFITKTPPAAVLLKKAAGIESGSGEPNRVKVAKVSRDKVREIAELKMQDLNAADIEAAMRMIEGTARSMGIEIV, from the coding sequence GTGGCCAAGAAAGTAATTGCAATGGTAAAATTACAGTGTCCTGCAGGTAAAGCTAACCCAGCACCTCCCGTAGGACCTGCTTTAGGTCAGCATGGCGTGAACATCATGGCTTTCTGCAAGGAATTCAACGAAAGAACGGCATCCCAAGCCGGGATGATCATTCCTGTGGAGATTACCATTTACGAGGACCGTTCTTTTACCTTTATTACTAAAACCCCGCCGGCCGCAGTTTTGCTGAAAAAGGCTGCCGGCATTGAAAGTGGCTCTGGGGAACCTAACCGGGTGAAAGTGGCCAAGGTCTCCAGGGACAAGGTGAGAGAAATCGCCGAGTTGAAGATGCAAGACCTTAACGCCGCTGATATTGAAGCGGCCATGCGCATGATTGAAGGTACGGCGCGCAGCATGGGTATTGAAATTGTCTAG
- a CDS encoding 50S ribosomal protein L10 yields MNKQRQKKEQIVAEIREKMENSSAIVLTDYRGLNVGQVTKMRADLRKAGVEFKVLKNTLTRLAARETGLEGLEPYLEGPTALAFSKDDPTAPAKILMKYAKEFKTLEIKAGVVEGKVIDPAGVKALADLPSREELLAQVLRGMQSPLAGFAGALNGLLRNFVCVLDAVRQKKAEAEA; encoded by the coding sequence TTGAATAAACAGCGGCAGAAAAAGGAACAGATCGTGGCGGAAATCAGGGAGAAAATGGAGAATTCCTCCGCCATCGTTTTGACTGATTACCGCGGTCTCAATGTGGGCCAAGTGACCAAGATGCGGGCTGATTTGCGCAAAGCCGGGGTGGAGTTTAAGGTTTTGAAAAACACCCTCACCAGGTTGGCAGCCAGGGAAACCGGGCTGGAAGGGTTAGAGCCCTACCTGGAAGGCCCCACAGCCCTTGCTTTCAGCAAGGATGACCCGACGGCGCCGGCGAAGATCTTGATGAAATATGCCAAGGAGTTCAAGACCTTGGAGATCAAAGCCGGTGTGGTGGAAGGTAAAGTCATCGACCCGGCCGGCGTGAAAGCGTTGGCAGATCTACCCTCCAGGGAGGAATTGCTGGCGCAAGTCCTCCGGGGCATGCAATCCCCGCTGGCAGGTTTTGCCGGTGCTCTCAACGGGTTGCTTAGAAACTTTGTTTGTGTACTTGACGCAGTGCGTCAGAAGAAGGCGGAAGCCGAAGCTTAA